The Impatiens glandulifera chromosome 3, dImpGla2.1, whole genome shotgun sequence genome contains a region encoding:
- the LOC124930159 gene encoding keratin, type II cytoskeletal 1-like — MSADSQDNSSNEGSSADGTKLLKSMTSLLTSLQTNVISMGSNMVKILKTRKEDRKEFTECVKILTELDNTLKKNTQINLDNHREIMKSMELFKNQMIEIQGSLRRSDGERLEYVDSIARKFQEKENAKAAFEREQTRITQGEPNRRGDGVSIGTRSKRAPTNDKNPRPTKRGGGRSGSDRGGRSSSGGRGGQSGSDRRGRTSGGDRGGRSSGSGRGVHALPPFLNLLIGQEMTD; from the exons ATGTCAGCAGATTCACAAGATAATTCATCCAATGAAGGATCTTCTGCTGATGGTACCAAGCTTTTAAAGTCGATGACTTCTCTACTTACCTCTCTTCAGACAAATGTGATATCTATGGGATCAAATATGGTAAAGATTTTGAAGACTCGGAAAGAGGACAGAAAAGAATTTACTGAATGTGTCAAAATCCTTACAGAGTTGGATAATACACTGAAgaagaatac acaaatcaatcttgataatcaTCGTGAGATCATGAAATCAATGGAATTATTCAAGAATCAGATGATTGAAATTCAAGGTAGCCTGAGAAGATCTGATGGTGAAAGGTTGGAGTATGTcgactccattgcaaggaaatttcaagagaaagaaaatgcaAAAGCTGCTTTTGAAAGAGAACAGACTCGTATCACTCAAGGTGAGCCCAATAGAAGAGGTGACGGTGTATCAATCGGCACTAGATCTAAGCGAGCACCAACCAACGATAAAAATCCAAGGCCAACCAAAAGAGGGGGAGGTAGAAGCGGTAGTGATCGCGGAGGCCGAAGTAGTAGTGGTGGTCGTGGTGGGCAATCTGGTAGTGATCGCAGAGGTCGTACCAgtggcggtgatcgtggtgggagatcaagtggaagcggtcgGGGTGTACATGCTCTTCCTCCTTTTCTCAATTTGTTAATTGGTCAAGAGATGACGGATTAA